The Coffea arabica cultivar ET-39 chromosome 4e, Coffea Arabica ET-39 HiFi, whole genome shotgun sequence genome includes a window with the following:
- the LOC113741478 gene encoding UDP-glycosyltransferase 83A1 isoform X1 — translation MARRPHVMVVAPPAQGHVRPLLKLSHQIASQGIKVTFVNTEIIHSKVVAAMSDSKNEEIGGVTLVSVPDGVGQEDDRKDIFKFTECFQRTMPGNLKDLIQRTNDSNEDEPIRFVLVGATIGWLLDVVQDLGIKQAAFWTGSPAGLAFFCHVPKLIEDGVLDMNGNIVENDQASISEEIPAWNCSELPWHFPGEQKLQKLFFDMGLVIRPTAQHVKWILCNASYELHSQACDLVPNILPVGPFLTTTENSASTGSFWLEDTSCLSWLDGQEAGSVVYVAFGSIAVFSQQQFDEIALGLELSGQPFLWVVRSDLANGSPVAYPDGFLERVADRGKIVEWAPQENVLAHPSIAVFLTHCGWNSTMEGASLGVPFLCWPYFADQFYNQKYICDIWKVGLKVNPGEDGIRSRTEISTKIQQGICDDNIRINASKRKDLCQKCLSKVIEKAPSLEDNTKGAPGMVRDGGTRYKRN, via the exons ATGGCCCGGCGGCCACATGTCATGGTGGTGGCGCCCCCAGCCCAAGGTCATGTCAGGCCGCTCTTGAAGTTGTCGCACCAAATTGCTAGTCAGGGAATCAAGGTCACGTTTGTTAACACCGAGATCATACATTCAAAAGTCGTTGCAGCGATGTCAGATAGCAAAAATGAGGAAATTGGAGGTGTCACACTAGTATCAGTCCCTGATGGAGTAGGGCAGGAAGATGATCGAAAAGACATCTTCAAGTTCACAGAGTGTTTTCAAAGAACCATGCCTGGCAATTTGAAGGACTTGATTCAAAGGACTAATGATTCAAACGAGGACGAGCCTATCAGGTTTGTCCTAGTTGGGGCAACAATTGGGTGGCTATTAGATGTTGTTCAAGATTTAGGCATTAAACAGGCTGCCTTTTGGACTGGCTCACCAGCAGGTTTGGCCTTCTTCTGTCATGTTCCTAAGCTTATTGAAGATGGAGTTCTGGATATGAACG GAAATATAGTAGAAAATGATCAAGCAAGTATTTCTGAAGAAATTCCAGCTTGGAACTGTTCTGAATTACCTTGGCATTTCCCCGGTgagcaaaaattacaaaaactgttttttgaTATGGGACTGGTTATCCGTCCAACAGCTCAGCACGTAAAGTGGATTCTCTGCAATGCATCTTACGAACTTCACTCACAAGCTTGTGACTTGGTCCCGAACATTCTTCCTGTTGGGCCATTTCTGACAACTACTGAAAATTCTGCCTCTACTGGAAGCTTTTGGCTGGAGGATACCTCTTGCTTAAGCTGGCTAGACGGACAAGAAGCCGGCTCAGTTGTTTATGTTGCTTTTGGTAGTATAGCAGTTTTCAGTCAACAGCAATTTGATGAAATTGCTTTGGGTCTTGAGCTATCAGGACAGCCATTTCTGTGGGTTGTTCGATCAGACCTTGCTAATGGATCACCTGTTGCCTATCCTGATGGTTTCCTGGAGAGAGTCGCTGATCGTGGGAAAATTGTCGAGTGGGCACCTCAAGAAAATGTGTTAGCTCATCCATCTATTGCTGTTTTCCTAACCCATTGTGGATGGAACTCGACAATGGAAGGAGCAAGTCTTGGGGTCCCATTTTTGTGTTGGCCTTATTTTGCGGATCAGTTCTACAACCAGAAGTACATTTGTGATATCTGGAAGGTTGGTTTGAAAGTAAATCCTGGTGAAGATGGTATCAGATCAAGGACTGAAATTAGCACAAAAATACAACAGGGAATTTGTGATGATAACATCAGAATAAATGCATCCAAGCGGAAGGATTTGTGTCAGAAATGTCTCAGCAAAG TGATTGAGAAGGCTCCTTCCTTGGAAGACAATACAAAAGGCGCACCAGGAATGGTTAGAGATGGTGGAACTAGATATAAAAGAAACTAG
- the LOC113741478 gene encoding UDP-glycosyltransferase 83A1 isoform X2, protein MARRPHVMVVAPPAQGHVRPLLKLSHQIASQGIKVTFVNTEIIHSKVVAAMSDSKNEEIGGVTLVSVPDGVGQEDDRKDIFKFTECFQRTMPGNLKDLIQRTNDSNEDEPIRFVLVGATIGWLLDVVQDLGIKQAAFWTGSPAGLAFFCHVPKLIEDGVLDMNGNIVENDQASISEEIPAWNCSELPWHFPGEQKLQKLFFDMGLVIRPTAQHVKWILCNASYELHSQACDLVPNILPVGPFLTTTENSASTGSFWLEDTSCLSWLDGQEAGSVVYVAFGSIAVFSQQQFDEIALGLELSGQPFLWVVRSDLANGSPVAYPDGFLERVADRGKIVEWAPQENVLAHPSIAVFLTHCGWNSTMEGASLGVPFLCWPYFADQFYNQKYICDIWKVGLKVNPGEDGIRSRTEISTKIQQGICDDNIRINASKRKDLCQKCLSKGGSSFENFKKFIDHLRS, encoded by the exons ATGGCCCGGCGGCCACATGTCATGGTGGTGGCGCCCCCAGCCCAAGGTCATGTCAGGCCGCTCTTGAAGTTGTCGCACCAAATTGCTAGTCAGGGAATCAAGGTCACGTTTGTTAACACCGAGATCATACATTCAAAAGTCGTTGCAGCGATGTCAGATAGCAAAAATGAGGAAATTGGAGGTGTCACACTAGTATCAGTCCCTGATGGAGTAGGGCAGGAAGATGATCGAAAAGACATCTTCAAGTTCACAGAGTGTTTTCAAAGAACCATGCCTGGCAATTTGAAGGACTTGATTCAAAGGACTAATGATTCAAACGAGGACGAGCCTATCAGGTTTGTCCTAGTTGGGGCAACAATTGGGTGGCTATTAGATGTTGTTCAAGATTTAGGCATTAAACAGGCTGCCTTTTGGACTGGCTCACCAGCAGGTTTGGCCTTCTTCTGTCATGTTCCTAAGCTTATTGAAGATGGAGTTCTGGATATGAACG GAAATATAGTAGAAAATGATCAAGCAAGTATTTCTGAAGAAATTCCAGCTTGGAACTGTTCTGAATTACCTTGGCATTTCCCCGGTgagcaaaaattacaaaaactgttttttgaTATGGGACTGGTTATCCGTCCAACAGCTCAGCACGTAAAGTGGATTCTCTGCAATGCATCTTACGAACTTCACTCACAAGCTTGTGACTTGGTCCCGAACATTCTTCCTGTTGGGCCATTTCTGACAACTACTGAAAATTCTGCCTCTACTGGAAGCTTTTGGCTGGAGGATACCTCTTGCTTAAGCTGGCTAGACGGACAAGAAGCCGGCTCAGTTGTTTATGTTGCTTTTGGTAGTATAGCAGTTTTCAGTCAACAGCAATTTGATGAAATTGCTTTGGGTCTTGAGCTATCAGGACAGCCATTTCTGTGGGTTGTTCGATCAGACCTTGCTAATGGATCACCTGTTGCCTATCCTGATGGTTTCCTGGAGAGAGTCGCTGATCGTGGGAAAATTGTCGAGTGGGCACCTCAAGAAAATGTGTTAGCTCATCCATCTATTGCTGTTTTCCTAACCCATTGTGGATGGAACTCGACAATGGAAGGAGCAAGTCTTGGGGTCCCATTTTTGTGTTGGCCTTATTTTGCGGATCAGTTCTACAACCAGAAGTACATTTGTGATATCTGGAAGGTTGGTTTGAAAGTAAATCCTGGTGAAGATGGTATCAGATCAAGGACTGAAATTAGCACAAAAATACAACAGGGAATTTGTGATGATAACATCAGAATAAATGCATCCAAGCGGAAGGATTTGTGTCAGAAATGTCTCAGCAAAGGTGGATcttcttttgaaaatttcaagaagttcatTGATCATCTGAGGAGTTGa